The Polypterus senegalus isolate Bchr_013 chromosome 10, ASM1683550v1, whole genome shotgun sequence genomic interval ACAGTCTTAAGGGGGTGTGTTTTGTTGAACTTTACATGATGTGTTAAATGTTGCAGTTTTCTTCAGACCCTTGTTAAGAGACACGTCACTTCTACTGCTTTCAGTTCAGTGCTTCTTTTCACACACTTTGCGAACGATAGGGGGCGCAGTTGCACACAATTTGGTAATGACTTTCAGTAAATGAAGAAATTGGTCAGTAATCGTATACAAAATTCCTTTTTGCAAGACTCTGCTTGCAGCTGTGTCTAGTAACAGTCACTTTTGACTCCAAGTAAAGTTTTCACAACTGTCTTGCAAAGTCATCCAGACAGTGAAAAGGTGGAGTTGGATTTTGtagaaattttctattttttgccaTGTTAAATACAATTCCTCTGTCTACTATTCAAATCTCATCCCAGGCTTCAGGCAGTGTTTCACACCTTatgtttttcttatgttttatataCTTCGCACATAGAGGTTCCTCTAATGACTGTATAGAACTCTAGTTTAAGTAACATTATCTGTTATGGCAATGGGATGAAGGGAGGGACAGCGTGGCggtacagtggttagtgctcCAGGGCTCCGAGTTTGAATTTCACCTCTCGGTTGGATATGTCTGAAACACCTATGCGAGGAGGCATCTTAATCGGATGCCAGAACCGCCACAACTGGCTCCTTTCACTGCAGAAGAGCAGCGGCTCCCCCTAATGTCTGAACTCTTCACCAAATCCTTAAAGCTGAGAAAGtgaaattgattttttatttcaggGGTCATATCAAATAGGCATCCTGTAAGAAAATTTAGTAAGGTGGCTTCAAGCCagcttttgtgtttttatcatttaaacaaTGACAAGTGAACATTGGGTAAATATAAGTTCAAAGAGGCCAAGATTTACATTTTTGGCTGActtctttatccaaggtgacttacaatatttatgatacaatggactgcatttcttttgtttttccagttggctCACAGggaggtcaagtgacttgctcatggtcagacAGTGTCAgtatagcaggatttgaacccacaacctcaaggtttgaagaCCTAAGCCTTAACCCCTACACCAAACTGCCCCaccatacaaaacattttttgtgtatatatgtatagggtggtccagatctaactatctaattttcattacgctataacttaagtttattacgtagaaaaatcacccgaaaaatcccggaccatcgagaagtatgcgaactgatgacatgaagaatcatcttcacaccgaactggaatcgtccctgcataaatcaaagtcatccagacgatctggatctgcataattcgatctggaccaccctgtatatatgaatgtgtatgtatgtgtatttgttCGAAGGAGCAAAGATTTAATGTTCCTGTTGACACAAAGCTATAATTAAAAACACCATGCAGATGATGTGTTTAAGTACAGTATGCGGCCCTGCTGCACATTTAGTGTGGAATGCAGCACAGGGGGTAGCCGTGTTTTCAATATCTGACTTTTCCTAGTAGTCATCTTCGAAGTTTCTGCCTCGTACATCAGAGTCCTTACAATGTCTTTTATATTTGCTTATACAGACAAAGTactcttcttttacttaaatgtttttataatctGCAGGGGGAGCATCGCTGCTCATTCACGTATGCATCCCAGGGCGGTACAAATGAGGTGAGTAGTTCATACTTATTAACCTGTAACTTCATTTGTGTATGTTCTGGTTAAGCTATGCCAGCATAGGGATATACCTGCTGTCATCATTTGAGGAGTTGACTTCGGCTTTATATAGACTGCTTTTTCCTAATACTTTCACTCCCTTTTTAATATCATATTTATGGGTCAGTTGATAATACTTTGATTGATTAAAGAATTAGCATCTCCGGATGTGTGCACGATTAGCAAAATTGAAACGTGTAGTTTCCCTTAaactaaccctttttttttactacttttcTGTGTAGCAGTGGCAGATGAGTGTTGGACTCAGTGAAGATGAAGGCCTCTTCTCTTGTTCAGTGTGgaggtatttttatttatttattttttgggggtAATCATGCTCTGTTTGTTGCACTATTTCAATCCACAGAACAGCTGTGGGGACACATTTGTACAGAAAATTTTGCATCACCGAATATGTTACAGCTATCTTCCCTGTCTAAGGCTTTGACATTATGGAGCATGTTCTTTATACGCGGCCTTTTctcacttgtttttgtttttctcttggaCAGACCTCAAGGGAAGTCCTACCTGTTCTTCACACAGTTCAAGGCAGAAGTAACGGGTGCTAAGATTGAATATGCCAGTGCTTATGTAAGTGTTCCCTTTTTGTATGCAGAATGTGAGGCTAAATGAGTTGGAAAGAAAATTATGAGTAAAACTGGTGTTTATTACTTCTGTTGTTggcataaatgttattttaatagtTGCCTCTTGTCTAATGGTCCTCTGAAAACATCCTTTATCATAGcacttatttgtattttgttaaagcagagattttttctttttagcccCCTCCACATTTCCTCCTTCCAGCCCACCCCTGTTCTAACCCTGGGTCACAAGCTTATTTTAGACACCCACGTAAACTATAAAAATCCAAGATGGTTAAAGACCGTAAGAGCTCAATTGTTCCATAGAAGTTCACCCGTTGTTCTGCTCAAAATAATTTAAGAAGCACGAAGTTTTCCGATTTGTGTAGGAGTGTCCAGGGCTCAAAAAACTTAAAGCCTAGAAATGTACAGATCCccagtttaaatttaaattaatctcCTCCATATTATACTTGGAGAGAGcactaacaaaatatttatggtgcattcagaaggtattcagacccctttcacATTTTGGTGAGTTGTAGCCTCAagctaaaaatttttttttccttcctcgaGCAACTCtcgataccccagaatgacaaaaaaaataaaaaattaaataaagtcgatTCCGCTTAATTGGGCCACCGGTTAATTGTGGCAGCTGCTTATTTGGGCCAAATCTCAAGGAACGAAAACCAAactaataaattaatacataattTAAACTCTTAATTGCGTGCTGCCAGAAGGTCATCTATTGTTGCCCGTCAAAGAAGCACGAGTAAGTTTGGCTAGTACAATCTCAGAGTGGATTAGCACGTGTCTGCTTAATAGTCTACCATCACCACTACCGTACCGTATTCAATTACCCCTACACTGCCTCGCGTGTATGTATAACAGATGAGTAAACTTGTTTTTGtcgattttatttaaaaatttataacCCTTGCCAAGATGCCAAGAAATGATTTTACACTTTCAAGTAAAATTGCTTTGTTGGTTAAAATTAAAAGCCAGCCATTTAATTCAAGCCATTATAGGCGCACTGAGATAACTGGTGTACCAAAATCTACCATAGCACGTCTCttacaacaaaaaaatcaacTGTGTGAGGAATGGGCATTACAGAAAGGATGAACAGGAAGAtccaaaagaaaatgtgatgGAAAGGATCCAGAAGTCGAAGAAGCACTAGATCAATGGTTTTCTATAGTTAGTGGGCGAGGCGTGAATATCAGCGGTCCAGTGTTGAAGGCGAAGTCAGACGAGATTGCTAAAAAACTGGGCCAcaacaattttaaatcaactgatGGTTAGTTGTCTCAATGAAAAGCAAGACacaatatcaaattttaaaaagcgCATGGTGAAAAGGGTAGTGCGGATAATGTAAGTGCTGAGCaatggaaaaatatgaaaattcctACTTTCTTAGAGAGTTTCTGTGCAGATGACATTTGCAACACTGATGAAACCGGCCTTTATTAtcgtattattttttcttcacagtttattttttcttttaatttatatttctgttgaataatctctctattataaaaaaaaaatcttggaaagaaaAGGCAGGGTGACGAGATATGATCTTCTCGGAGGTTCTTGGAAGACactaaaagacccacgagacactCCGAAGCCAGTCTCTCGTCTCGCCgcaaacatgagacttggtgccaaagGTTGTCCCAGGACCATATCGTGGtaacgtggaacatgagattctcgcaagacacgtcctacttacaaccGATGTCAAATAAGAGTACAGCCAGCAAAATACTCAGTCGAGTAAAggcacatagcacacacagatcctgtgctctcagcacatagagtataaagcatataagaacaatacgttctagatgaactGTTAACgactaagcaaaaaagaaagagcagcgtggagaaaagagacccaaaagcattggagagaaaaaaaggcagataacggattatgaaagcagtggaatttgaaaggctcaaacaaacgatggcgcaatacacatgcagagaaaagtacagaatatgaaagcagtaaaatttgaaagtattctAGCGTCCCAGCCTGGttgaaaccttttttgttttaagtgactgttaggtccgattgagggagggcggagtacagcacggaagactgatagcggggtattgattgatgcggtaattGGGGCAGAGAcccgggggaggaggggttggagagggtgctagaaagttgtgtttggggttacaaagtcggcgattgttcaagtaaaacttttgtgacactttattacgtccgTATATAAAGGAAatgaatcatcaggaccaggtgtaattggaaaaaatagcaggacaaagtgaggtcagaaataaaaggcaaagagtagaaaacaaagtaaaacgtcataaagaggttcaaaaacacatgcagagcaggttagagataatgaaaacagtggaattcgaaagacacaaaaaaacgtAGGtgagatacacatgcagagcaagttacagaatataaaagcagaaaaattcgaaagtatcaaaacaagataaagatcgcattagcactaaaaaagagaaattgtggactatatgctatgagaatctgtggtcccgaaaaagttaaagcaacgacaagtttaatttcaaagaaaacacaatttggtcaggggTATATTTATGATCAAGGAGAAGCGATGCACATTTAacactttgagggctgaatattttttccaaaaaactcagttttctgaaaagcacacaatgcattaGTTTCACACGTAAATCAAGACTGCTGTTGGTGCCTTTTCAGCATCCCTAGCAATAGTGGCTGTGCAGGGGGAGCTCGATGGCCTGCAGAAATGCACGGCGGACCGCTACCCCtttgtcttcacacagcaggtgggcgacggtggcagtcgcagtgtgatgTAATATGGTTTGttcctcttgtcatcataagtggtggtcctcctaggcaaacgctgctgtaggcaTATCAGCTATATGAACacgttcagcaccacgatcagctggggaccgataggctgatgctggtacctcactttcgttttctaTATCCATCtctagatcacttgcatcaaactcagagtctgaaaagtcagagtctgattaaacaataatacataaaacgtccatggagtattttgctttgcacatttgctttagtctcgccagatgttgatgctattttagaggctgtttgctcttcactactcatgcacgcACAGGGAATcaaagtcaaatcaacaaagctaactttctttcctttaaccaaagagagtcgaactaaaacataaagacgagttttgtcacagtttgtcacagtttacagcccattaccatcctctacccctgaatttcaacaaaagtcaacatcagccctgaaagagttaaacaggcgataagaaaggtaatgtagtatatattccgcgaataacattagacaccaaaggagatcttgatatgccattcgtattaaaatgtttacagtttcccgtgagaatagcttttgctatgacaattaacaaatcacagggacaaacattagaaaaagtcttattttttgagaaacaatattcactcatgggcagttatactttgcattgttacaatgtatCTCCAGAaactgaatcaaaattcagtgcaatcctgaagaaaaagaaattccaaatattgtttttaatgaagcttgtaaaagtgcaaataatgaaactgaaacaattccaaagcaCAAAAACAGCTGTTAAAATTGTATATTCGATTAACCGAACACAGGTTGGCGAGCGATGCGaccagggggcacagccccctagtttattaaaatattaaaacaataaataattttctttcaatgttATGTGGAATTCCTTAATTGGGCCAAAATGTCCTAGTCCTATTGTGTCCCAATTAAGCGGAATGGACTGTATTACATTGAGTTCAGATCAGATCCTTttactatgacacttgaaatttggcacaagTGCATcccagatctggggaaggctacaacatatttttgcagtattaaagGTTCCGAACACAGttgcctccataattcttaaatggaagacgtttggaacgATCATGGGCAcatttggtaagagaggtgatcaagaacccagtggtcactccggctggataaacattcagaaggacaaccatgaCTACAACACTCCACCAATACTTGACTTCATTAACAGCCTCTACTCTGAAAAACATGCATAAAAGCCTGCTTggaactttcaaaaaagcacctaaaGGACATTTAGATTGTAAGAAACAAGATTCCCTGGCATGATGAAATCAGGATTGAACTGTATGGCCTTAATTGTAAGTAGAGATGCTCCAATCAATTGTCCACCGATCTAAATCATCcaattgtcacaaaaaaaactGTCTCTAAATTAGCCaagcacaaaaaacaatattttccacCCCTGCTTTTTCTAAGCTAATTGCAGTGCTCCTCTATGCAAGGTGTTAATGGTagttagaaaagaaaagataaagacatATTTGAAATTGCTAATTAGTAAACAATAGAGTGGTTAGCTTAACAGTAAAATGTGTCTTATTAGTTGAAGCTGCTAAGCATGGTAGTCTTGTCTTCTTGATGAacaacttatgaacatttgatacgttttataaatatttgtactgtgtttattatttgttgctggaTGTCATTCAGCATAACCTTTGGTAAGAAACAAATGCATAATTAATgctaatccatatttataattacacgtCAACAATTGCAAATGTCTGtctgatacactgaagaaaacaaaacacctgtataaatatagtaaatgtttatttttaacagcaaaaaactttagtgtaattaaaataattaaaacctataagtgcatgtatatttgcATTTAATAAGAACCAGCGCACTGTGGATCTCATACAGgcctgaaggttcaccttccagcaggacagtgACACCAAGCACAAAGCAATGACAACACAGTCAGTTTTTTTTAGGGACAAGTATGTGAATGTCTGTGGGTAGCCTAGACAGGGCCTGGACTCTAAACTGATTGAAAATCTCTGCCCATTTCTGGTGTTTGGCATTAAACTGGGTGGCCCAGGTGGCCTCCTGATGTTTCTTTGGTACTCCTCTGCTCCTTTACCTATTCAcaggtgcttcaactaagtactgagtaaatgATCTGAATACCTTTGCCAATGTGAAGtttcagcttttcatttttacattttgcaaaaatgCCTAAAGTccagtttttgctttgtcattctgcagtattaagtgttgcttgatgtgtggaaaaaattaatttggatgATTTTAGAATAAGACTAccgtataaaaatatgaaataagtgAAAGGCTCTGAATGTTTTCTAAAGATACTATAGCTGCTTTCATGCTGCTAGAATTTGAATCGCAGAGGACTGATgctggaatttgtttttttttttttttttttttctttttggttttagcAGAGGACATAACAGAAGTTGTCTTTTCTTATTGTACAAAATTTAGTCTGTTAACCTTGAacaactgttatcttttttggaGTATGTGCTTTTATTAGGTTTATTAATCTTTTCACATATTACTACATCATAATTGATttattgctctctctctctctccctctctgtgcAGTCCCAGGCTGCAATTGGGGGTACCAGAGATGTTCCTTTGAAAAATGAGGAGTACATTATTGGAGACACAACAGGTTAGTGATTTCACCTTGTATACCTGACCAGCTACGTGGGGGATGAAATAGTGAGAGCTGTGAAACAGAAGAAAGTCACTTGGATGGTATCTCCTGTGTGTGCAATTCTTCTAACCTGCTTCTCTCTGCTTCTGCTTACAGTGACTCACAGAGAAGGGAAGTTTCGTTCTGAACTGTCCAAATTGACAGTTATTGCAAGAACGCGACATGATGAGCTGTAATCACATCTGTGACAAGAAGGACAATCTGAAGAGACATATAAGCTTCTATGCACACGGTGACAAGCAGGTTTTGAAGGAACAAAATAGTCATTTCTGTGGACTTGATGATTATTGTAAAGTATTGTGCAGGACTCCATAAATATGAAAGCCATTAATTTCCTCTCATCTGTATAGGTCAGTATAAACTAGACAAAGGTAATGGCTTCTCAGTACATATTCAGTAAGGGGCTTAAAATCAGGAATAGAACCCGAGAGAAGATGGCATAATAGTACAAAGCACCAACAGAGTGAACCTGTGATTTTATTCAGAGGTTGGTGCTGGGTAGCATTTATAGCAGTTGTCAACAATGATTACTTTTTACCTCCTATATCCTGAATGTAGATGGTTTCGTTACTTTTCTAATACAATTTTTATCAAACTGTGCAAGTCCAGAGTGAATCTTGTCTCTCTGACATGTGGATATATAATTGGTGCATAATGCAGGGATGGAAACGTCTTATGCTGCTGAGCTACAGCACCAAGGTCGTCATGAGGTACAATAGTAGCAACACTGAAGTCAAAATTAAGTACAATATAGCAATAGGGAATTGCATCTTTTCTTGTTCCatgaaagaaaattacaatattatGCCTCAAAAAATAGCATCCAGATTTATCCAGGTGTATTTTAAGAGGAACGCAAGATGTGACTTGTGATCTCCGTAAAAGAAGGAAGAGATGTGGACTGGTCCAGTGCGGGCATCCTACACTTAGCAGTAACTGAGCAGGCCAAGAGGCCATAAGGGATACTTACTACATACTTTGTTATGCTGTACAGTAGATTGTATAGAATTTCTAAAAATCTTTATGTAAAGAACGAATATCTATTCccaccatttattttaaatatggatgTGGGGTGTGAACATTGAATGATCTGTACTGGCCAGGACTGTTGCTCTGCAAGTCTAggtgaatattttcatttattgagTCTGATACAGCATTTAATTGGAAATAAATCAGAGGGTTTAGTGAACCATCTACAGTAATCCAGTTGCTCATGAGAACATGTAAGCCTTGCTTGAGGATTATCATCAGTTAAGCCACTAGTAGGGCACCATAATATTTTATCAGGGATTAAtgctcttataaaaaaaaaaaattatcctcTTTTGGTTTTAGGTATCTGTTGGCTGCCTTtgttcacaatttattttttagttcaGAGAGTGAAGAGGCATTTAATTGCTCAAGAGTTTGTTTGCTTGTGGTTTATAGGTGAGACTTGCAGAATACTGAGCTGCATTGAGTAGGCCCACTTTATTACACACATTCATTTACCTCTTGCTTTCTTCATCAAATAGTGAGCATAGTGTCATAGTATTCTGTATATGTTACACTATTATTACTACTGTATTACTAAATTACCTAATTACCAAATCATTGCAGTACTGGAAATCAGTCATACTTGGCCAAATCAAAATCCTGTGGTCAGTGTGATTCTAGTATGAATTTGAACTGACTTTTCAGTTGGCAAAATTACATGcagttttgtgtatttatttttgttcttttttttttggtttgtagaATGAGTTCAGTTAAAATGCAGGAAATAGAATCCAGTTTACAGATTGATTGTGGTGGGGGGAAGCAAGCAGTTGTTTCCTAGGGTTGAATATTGAGTGTTTTCTCTAGTATGCCATTCTGCACTATAGCAGAGGGTACTGCTGGTGGCATTTAACTGGTCAGCTGCTACACATTTGTTTGTGGTGTTTCTTAGTGGTTAACAAGTTAGACTGCAAACCACAAGATTGCAGGTTTACATTCCAACATCGCCTCACTGCATGCTAGCCACATAATCTGCTTCTGTTCCTCGGTCCTCTGCCTGGtataaatctgcacttcttaaAGCTGGGGATATCAATAGTGCTTCAGTGCACTTTCCACCCAGTTTGGTTAATAATGGGGGTACTGGGGTGCTTATTCTGTCAAGACTGCTTGATCTTTCACCGTACTGTTTTCTTCTGGCTTCCTTCTATAGCTTATATATTATTgtcaaattatttgaaaaatctAATCCATCCAAGTGTGCATGTAATATATGTGTGATTGTTCTGCATTGTGTCCCATGTGCTGCTGGGGTAAAGGGTAGAGTTAGGTGTAAGAATTGGCAGTACTTGaatattacaaatatgatgtGAAACTGGCTAgggaacatttattttttcaatgcagTATTAAGGGACTCGTAACCTACACTGGCAGCATCACATGGCATGCACTATACCAGTCCACCTGAGAGCTGCCTGGTTAAATTAACATGGAACTCTTTCAGATCTGGGAAGAAAAAGTAGAGGCAGGGTTTCTAATCCAGAATCCTGGAGATGCGAGACAATATTACTAACCATTACAACACCGTATCACCATTCTGACAATatggataattaaaaaaaaaaaaaaaaatcttaattcaaTGTGTTCATTTCTGTTCACATCATTGTTTTattcagaacatttttttttctaggtaACCTTAAAACAGTTTTGCCTCTCACTATGGTTAAGATTGTTTTTACTTACTAGACCTTGCTTTTATCAAAACTATGtagatttacagtttttttaacgctgattttgtttgtttattaatgttGGCAAATTATCAAAGGTATTACAGatctttaaatatacagtagatctttgtttatttgtttctatATGAATCTCGACAAGTTTTTAGACATGAATGATAAATCCCATTATGCATGGCAAAAAATCTGCATTgcaaaatgatattaaattagcaaaatgtgttttt includes:
- the mydgf gene encoding myeloid-derived growth factor, with product MDSSNRIYYRSLWSCSPSKWGYLSFTCLYLLLLIVMIGATQEKTQTVEFDVRPGGMVHSFSHNMGEHRCSFTYASQGGTNEQWQMSVGLSEDEGLFSCSVWRPQGKSYLFFTQFKAEVTGAKIEYASAYSQAAIGGTRDVPLKNEEYIIGDTTVTHREGKFRSELSKLTVIARTRHDEL